The following are from one region of the Candidatus Hydrothermales bacterium genome:
- a CDS encoding NAD(+)/NADH kinase yields the protein MKYEIKRILVVFNPKKENVKSVIKRIEKFFKGKDIEIEYTSEPEKLGHKGFDLVITLGGDGTLLRAVHCFPDSIFLGVHLGKVGFLCDVKGEDLELYLNETLKNNFHILERETVYIKWDSEKHFALNDLLIRNEPAGRIMEFDLYIENVKFFYSADGVLICTPTGSTAYNLALNGPILYYDLKGFCINVIAPFNVNSRPIVVPSGKKIYIIPKGKTNIPKLWVDGQKEYILPLNKKILISSGERRIKFISFKDKGKSIYKRLKEKFNF from the coding sequence ATGAAATATGAAATAAAAAGAATCTTAGTTGTTTTTAATCCTAAAAAAGAGAACGTTAAAAGTGTAATAAAGAGAATAGAAAAATTTTTTAAGGGAAAGGATATTGAGATAGAGTATACAAGTGAGCCAGAGAAATTGGGGCACAAAGGTTTTGATCTTGTTATAACTCTTGGTGGTGACGGAACACTTCTCAGGGCAGTTCACTGTTTTCCTGATTCTATTTTTTTAGGGGTCCATCTGGGTAAAGTTGGCTTTTTGTGTGATGTAAAAGGAGAAGACTTAGAACTTTATCTTAATGAAACTTTGAAGAATAACTTTCATATACTTGAAAGGGAGACAGTGTATATTAAGTGGGATAGTGAAAAACATTTTGCATTAAATGATCTTTTAATAAGAAATGAGCCGGCTGGAAGAATAATGGAATTTGACCTTTATATTGAAAATGTTAAATTTTTTTATTCAGCCGATGGAGTTCTTATATGTACTCCTACAGGTTCAACTGCCTATAACCTTGCTCTAAATGGTCCCATTTTATATTATGATTTGAAGGGTTTTTGTATTAACGTAATTGCACCATTTAACGTTAATTCAAGACCAATTGTTGTTCCATCAGGTAAAAAAATATATATTATTCCAAAGGGTAAGACTAACATTCCCAAACTTTGGGTTGATGGACAGAAAGAGTACATTCTGCCCTTAAATAAAAAAATCTTAATTTCAAGTGGTGAGAGAAGAATAAAATTTATTAGTTTTAAAGATAAGGGGAAAAGTATTTATAAAAGGTTAAAGGAGAAGTTTAACTTTTAG
- a CDS encoding AAA family ATPase has translation MLLYLHLKNYLLVPEVELNFKEGFICFTGETGAGKSMILETLLLLRGEKIDWSIFEGQKEIILEGLFKITQSLDFLKKYDIFPENEVFVQRVISPEHKVSRVRINGIPVSLSVLREILGKEIEIHGQSSQLHFFNKKNYLDILDRYSRIKEESLKFEELFNLYKKKLKELEELEKDYERILTMKEFMEHSVKELEEINIEKLNVSEVFKEYERLIKRRELKEKIDEIVYSLGESEDAVLKNISKVLKKKEIFKKMGTRAFELLEEAEILLNEALSEFVKMKFEKEVDEKRLEELENLLQKIEELKRKHRTFEDGLIILYKKWKSELENLENLRRKIFELKENIRELENDLEKRAEFISSVRKKKAKEFEIELENMLLKLGFSYVKFEIQFSERKIYEKGKDEVDFLISTLRDTSPFPLIKVASLGELSRIILAIKALISEIDEKKIMIFDEVDTGIGGEVARIVGKNLKSISKGKQVFCITHLPQIASYSDQHFYVYKETRGDRTEIAVKELKTLSERKVEIARMISGKSIDEVSLMAAEKLLRESIL, from the coding sequence ATGCTTCTTTATTTACACCTTAAAAACTATTTGTTGGTACCAGAGGTTGAGCTTAATTTTAAGGAGGGATTTATTTGTTTTACGGGAGAGACCGGTGCAGGAAAGTCAATGATTTTAGAAACGCTTCTTCTTTTAAGGGGAGAAAAGATTGACTGGTCTATATTTGAAGGTCAAAAAGAGATTATACTGGAGGGTTTGTTTAAAATTACACAATCTCTAGATTTTCTTAAAAAATATGATATTTTTCCTGAAAATGAGGTTTTTGTTCAAAGGGTTATTAGCCCCGAACACAAAGTATCAAGAGTTAGGATTAATGGTATTCCCGTTTCACTTTCAGTGCTTAGGGAAATTCTGGGAAAAGAGATAGAGATACACGGTCAAAGTTCTCAACTACACTTTTTTAATAAAAAAAACTACTTAGATATTTTAGATAGATACTCTAGAATAAAAGAAGAGTCGCTCAAGTTTGAGGAGCTTTTTAATTTATATAAGAAAAAATTAAAAGAGTTAGAGGAACTCGAAAAAGATTATGAGAGAATTTTAACAATGAAAGAGTTTATGGAGCATTCTGTTAAAGAGTTAGAGGAAATAAATATTGAAAAGTTAAATGTAAGTGAAGTTTTTAAGGAATATGAAAGACTTATAAAAAGAAGAGAGTTAAAGGAAAAAATTGACGAAATAGTTTATTCCTTAGGCGAATCCGAAGACGCGGTATTAAAAAATATTTCAAAAGTTCTGAAAAAAAAGGAGATATTTAAAAAAATGGGCACAAGGGCATTTGAATTGTTAGAAGAAGCAGAAATCTTGCTAAATGAGGCTTTAAGTGAATTTGTTAAAATGAAGTTTGAAAAAGAGGTAGATGAGAAAAGATTAGAGGAGCTTGAGAATTTACTTCAGAAAATAGAGGAGTTAAAAAGAAAGCATAGAACCTTTGAGGATGGTTTAATAATACTTTATAAAAAATGGAAGTCTGAGCTTGAAAATCTTGAAAATCTGAGAAGAAAAATTTTTGAACTTAAAGAAAATATTAGAGAACTCGAAAATGATTTAGAAAAAAGAGCAGAGTTTATTTCCTCTGTGAGGAAAAAAAAGGCAAAAGAATTTGAAATAGAACTTGAGAATATGCTTTTAAAGCTTGGATTCTCTTATGTTAAATTTGAGATTCAATTTTCGGAAAGAAAGATTTATGAAAAAGGAAAGGATGAAGTCGATTTTTTGATTTCAACTTTAAGAGATACAAGTCCTTTTCCTTTAATTAAAGTTGCCTCCTTAGGTGAGCTTTCAAGAATCATTCTTGCGATTAAGGCCCTAATTTCAGAGATAGATGAAAAAAAGATAATGATTTTTGATGAGGTGGACACAGGAATAGGGGGTGAAGTAGCAAGGATAGTTGGTAAGAACTTAAAAAGTATATCTAAGGGTAAGCAGGTTTTCTGTATTACTCATTTACCTCAAATTGCCTCTTATTCTGATCAGCACTTTTATGTCTATAAGGAAACAAGGGGAGATAGGACTGAAATTGCTGTTAAGGAGTTAAAAACTCTTAGTGAAAGAAAGGTAGAAATAGCGAGAATGATATCTGGGAAAAGTATAGATGAAGTTTCTTTAATGGCTGCTGAAAAGCTCTTAAGGGAAAGTATATTATGA
- a CDS encoding CDP-alcohol phosphatidyltransferase family protein, with amino-acid sequence MSEITKIQNILTLLRLPILAIVIYLLSKDEKFLVLIFLLLSVLTDILDGYIARKRGEHMGLGRVLDHVVDKVFFNSLSVTLYLLKNLPLFFVLILLIRDFLIIFLGYFLLKKSNVLTSNLYGKLAGFTLSLLFVSYIFELNYRESLIFISLFFIFLASIVYFKTFLLYIRGK; translated from the coding sequence ATGAGTGAAATTACAAAGATTCAAAATATTTTGACTCTTCTGAGATTACCGATTTTAGCTATTGTTATTTATCTATTAAGTAAAGATGAAAAGTTTTTAGTTCTTATTTTTCTTTTACTTTCAGTTTTAACAGATATTTTGGACGGTTATATAGCAAGGAAAAGGGGTGAACACATGGGCCTGGGAAGAGTGCTTGATCATGTTGTTGATAAAGTTTTTTTTAACTCACTTTCAGTTACTCTGTATCTTTTAAAAAATTTGCCGCTTTTTTTTGTTTTAATTCTTTTAATAAGGGATTTTTTAATTATTTTTTTGGGTTATTTTCTTTTAAAAAAGAGTAATGTTTTAACTTCAAACCTTTATGGTAAACTTGCTGGATTTACTCTTTCACTTCTTTTTGTATCTTATATTTTCGAGTTAAATTACAGAGAAAGTTTAATTTTTATTTCGCTTTTTTTTATTTTTTTAGCCTCCATAGTTTATTTTAAAACTTTTCTACTTTATATTAGGGGAAAATAA
- the queA gene encoding tRNA preQ1(34) S-adenosylmethionine ribosyltransferase-isomerase QueA produces MIKVPKNYIALFPAKPRDSCKLMVLKLKEKLIIHSKFNKLYEFLQSGDIIVVNNTKVIPAKLYGFKPTGGKVELLFVKKIDDRKFLSLLKGKNVKKIYIGKFELEVKDKDKFYIVEIKNGEVEELIKKYGKMPLPPYIKREPIKRDNYYYNTIFAKEEGSIAAPTASLHFTKRLVKKLIEKNIKVKEITLHVGPFTFLNDMEDSEIIKEFYEVPEDTAREIEEAKKRGSKIVSVGTTVTRALETWGIKGVLKGYTDLIIKPNFNFKITDVLLTNFHLENLSPILLTRAFVKDDDFLKKAYKEAINKRYRFFSYGDAMIIFP; encoded by the coding sequence ATGATAAAGGTTCCAAAGAACTATATAGCCCTTTTTCCAGCAAAACCAAGAGACTCCTGTAAGCTTATGGTCTTAAAATTAAAAGAAAAGTTGATTATTCACTCAAAATTTAATAAGCTTTACGAATTTTTACAAAGTGGTGATATTATTGTTGTTAACAATACTAAGGTTATTCCAGCAAAACTCTATGGATTTAAACCAACAGGTGGAAAAGTTGAGCTTTTATTTGTTAAAAAAATTGATGATAGAAAATTTCTTTCTCTCTTAAAAGGAAAAAATGTAAAAAAAATCTATATAGGAAAGTTTGAACTCGAAGTAAAAGATAAAGACAAATTTTATATAGTTGAAATAAAAAACGGAGAGGTAGAAGAGCTTATTAAAAAGTATGGGAAAATGCCCTTACCACCCTATATTAAAAGAGAACCTATAAAGAGGGACAATTATTATTACAACACAATTTTTGCAAAAGAGGAAGGCTCAATTGCAGCTCCAACAGCCTCTCTACACTTTACAAAAAGACTTGTAAAAAAATTAATAGAAAAAAACATAAAAGTTAAAGAGATAACTCTTCATGTAGGACCCTTCACTTTTTTAAATGATATGGAAGATAGCGAGATAATAAAAGAATTTTATGAAGTGCCGGAGGATACAGCAAGGGAAATTGAAGAAGCAAAAAAAAGAGGATCAAAAATAGTATCAGTTGGAACAACAGTTACAAGAGCTCTTGAAACATGGGGAATTAAGGGAGTTCTTAAAGGATATACAGATCTTATAATTAAACCAAACTTTAATTTCAAAATAACAGATGTCCTTTTAACAAATTTCCACCTTGAAAATCTCTCCCCTATTTTGTTAACAAGAGCCTTTGTAAAAGATGATGATTTTTTAAAAAAAGCATATAAGGAGGCAATTAATAAAAGATACAGATTTTTCAGCTACGGTGACGCTATGATTATTTTCCCCTAA
- a CDS encoding GTPase, which produces MPANLTPEYLAAEKKYREAKTLEEKLLALKEMWAKLPKHKGTDKLQADLKRKISQIKKEIEEEKQRRKRGAPAFLFPEREGAGQVAILGKPNSGKSSILKALTNANPEIADYPFTTVLPRVGMMAFEDIQIQIIDLPPFLPSKYQWWQREIVRGSDSVMAVLDGSSDEIIDEFYELKEILKELKIEFSDKREYNFEGVVKKGGFFVVNKIDTPGAEERFKILKEIFIDEKILPFSAVTNYGIEDLKREIFKSLGIIRVYTKEPGKEPDMKDPMILKENSSILDAAEELHKDFAKNLKYARVWGSTKFPGQRVERNYILKDKDIVEFHI; this is translated from the coding sequence ATGCCAGCGAATCTTACTCCAGAGTACCTGGCAGCTGAGAAAAAGTATAGAGAAGCGAAGACTTTAGAGGAGAAGCTTTTAGCATTAAAAGAAATGTGGGCTAAACTTCCTAAACATAAGGGGACAGATAAACTTCAAGCTGATTTAAAAAGAAAAATATCTCAAATTAAAAAAGAAATAGAAGAAGAAAAGCAGAGGAGAAAAAGGGGGGCTCCAGCCTTTCTTTTTCCTGAAAGGGAAGGAGCTGGCCAGGTTGCAATATTAGGAAAGCCTAACTCTGGAAAATCTTCAATTCTTAAAGCTTTAACAAACGCAAACCCAGAAATTGCAGATTACCCCTTTACTACAGTTTTACCAAGAGTAGGAATGATGGCTTTCGAAGATATCCAAATTCAGATAATCGATTTACCTCCTTTTTTACCCTCTAAGTACCAATGGTGGCAAAGAGAAATTGTCAGAGGCTCAGACTCAGTTATGGCTGTTTTAGATGGCTCATCAGATGAAATTATAGATGAATTTTATGAATTGAAAGAAATTTTAAAAGAATTAAAGATAGAGTTTTCTGATAAAAGAGAGTATAACTTTGAGGGAGTTGTAAAAAAAGGTGGATTTTTTGTTGTTAATAAAATTGATACACCTGGGGCAGAGGAGAGATTTAAGATCTTAAAAGAAATTTTTATAGATGAAAAAATTTTACCCTTTTCAGCTGTTACAAATTACGGTATAGAGGATCTAAAGAGAGAGATTTTCAAGTCCTTAGGAATAATAAGAGTGTATACTAAAGAGCCAGGTAAAGAGCCTGATATGAAGGATCCAATGATTTTGAAAGAAAATTCTTCTATTTTAGATGCTGCAGAGGAACTTCATAAGGATTTTGCAAAAAACTTAAAGTATGCAAGGGTTTGGGGTTCCACTAAGTTCCCTGGCCAAAGAGTTGAAAGAAACTACATTCTAAAAGACAAAGATATAGTAGAATTCCACATTTAA